DNA from Agathobaculum sp. NTUH-O15-33:
GCAACGGGTAGTAATATTTCTGCTTGGCGAATCCAGAAGTGGAAAGAAGCTTCTGCAGCGTTTCTCTGTCAAACGTACGCACTCCGTTTTGCCCTTGATATCGCTCCGTTGCGCCAGCACTTTTCTCATAATTATTTAGCGAATCAAATGGAATGCCCGTATGATCTTCTGCTGCGCCACACCAGTATTTGAGACCACATCGATTTTCAATGGCTAGCAGGAGCTTACCTGTAGGTTTTAGATGCGCGCGGGCTTCCGTTAGCAGTTGAAGCCACGGATCTTGTCCTTCTCCGCTGATTCCAGAGTATTCAAGCACCCCAATCAGCAATATTTTATCAAACAATCTTTCCGGCACTATGTCATGAATCGTACCGTTAACAATTTGCACGTTATCCATTTCGTTGCAGCGCAGTGAAATGATTTCCGCACGGCGCTGTGACGGCTCCACCGCTGTCACATGTCTACAGACAGAGCACAAATAAGGTGTCAGTGCCCCCATTCCTGCACCAATTTCCAATACCTCATCCTGTGAATCAAACGGATACCACCGCAACAAGTTTTCACGTGCAGCAGAAAAATTATGAAAAACAGCGCCTTCCGGAATGTCCTTAATAATTCGGTCAGCATATTGGCGATGTTCCTTTAAATAACCAATTATGCGATCCTCCAAGGAACCATCGGAGTACATGTTTGTATTTTGAGATAATACCATATTGTTGTTCCTCACTGTTTTTCGCAACTTTTGTACAAATAATTCACATTTCTATACTCAATCTTTATTGGGACGACAATCTTTTTTTGGGGGGAATCAACGCTTCTACTCCCCCTTCACCCCATCCAACAGCAAACTCACATCCCGAATATCCGGTGGTGTCCTGTGTGAAAAGCTTGCTTCCAGCTGAACCTTCACCACTGCGTTCGCCGCGGCGGGCAGAACCAAATCCATATGCTCCTGCACTCCCATTTTGACCGGGGGCCGGTCATCCACCCGTGCCGAGATGTGTTCACTGCCGTCCAGTGTAAAGGGGCAATACAGCTTCATTCGTACAAGTCCGCTTCCGCCTGTATGAATCCGAAATTCCGCTTTCTCCCCGCACCAGTTGTCCGGATAGACGGAGCCCCTGTCCATTGTTTTTATGTCGGTACCCACCGCGTTTTCGCCGTCGTCATCCTGATCGCGCCCTTCGTAACGGTTGCAGATTTCCCGTATCGGCCCCAAATCCACCAGCTCTCCGTGCTCGATCCATACCACGCGGTTGCACATCTCTCGAATCTGTGAAAGCGTGTGCGATACAAACAGAACCGTGGTACCACCTTTCATCATTTCCAGCATTCTTTCTTTGCTCTTTTTCTGAAAGTCAGCATCACCCACGGCCAGAATCTCGTCTACAATTAAAATTTCAGGATCCACGACT
Protein-coding regions in this window:
- a CDS encoding ABC transporter ATP-binding protein encodes the protein MEPIIEVKDVSICFRMQHDRVSSLKEYLVQSLRGKLSYEEFWALKNISFSVKRGEVVGIIGHNGAGKSTLLKIISGILRPASGSVTCLGNIVPMLELGSGFDQDLTGHENIFLNGAILGYSEAFLKSKYEEILEFSELGKFIEQPIRNYSSGMLMRLAFSIAAVVDPEILIVDEILAVGDADFQKKSKERMLEMMKGGTTVLFVSHTLSQIREMCNRVVWIEHGELVDLGPIREICNRYEGRDQDDDGENAVGTDIKTMDRGSVYPDNWCGEKAEFRIHTGGSGLVRMKLYCPFTLDGSEHISARVDDRPPVKMGVQEHMDLVLPAAANAVVKVQLEASFSHRTPPDIRDVSLLLDGVKGE